A stretch of Buteo buteo chromosome 9, bButBut1.hap1.1, whole genome shotgun sequence DNA encodes these proteins:
- the USP28 gene encoding ubiquitin carboxyl-terminal hydrolase 28 isoform X1: MTAELQAPGGGGGGDCQMLLNQLKEITGIQDSAFLHAALKAANGDLMEAVTFLTEEHAQEPAQDTAAAEPSAWEGSAVGKQLPQNITTALTPNNKDDLRAVDAFRPLESPKAQAAERDAAERPQEAHSAENKNRSKRKRCEVWGENPKHNDWRRVGDWPVGMKNIGNTCWFSAVIQSLFQLPEFRRLVLGYSLPQNVLESCRSRTGKRNIAFMQELQCLFALMLGTRRKFVDPSAALELLRDAFRSAEEQQQDVSEFTHKLLDWLEDAFQLAVNVKSPGDKSENPMVQLFYGTFLTEGVHEGNTFSKIETFGQYPLQVNGYRNLNECLEGAMVEGEMDEATASQSVKYGQERWFTKLPPVLTFELSRFEFNQSLGQPEKIHTKLEFPQTVYMDRYLYGSKELIQMKREEMKRLKEKMVVLQQKLESYMKYGSGPARFPLPDMLQYVLEFIATKPAVVVSSAQGSQTTLLQSQTEPHALDVLSQPNGILEKKDARTEDGAFFLANSSPQQKPSALLQPSGSPAETSERPAPHVVSEEELNLVRTCLQRWRNEIEQDVQDLKESIARIDLSIEQMYCDPLLQQVPYRLHAVLVHEGQANAGHYWAFIYDQPRKSWLKYNDISVTESSWEELERDSFGGSKNASAYCLMYISDKVSRFVADEDDCSEAGQFQKEVEALPPELRHYIQEDNWRLEQEAEEWEEEQSCKIPQMEPSPASESQDLSSESGPDQSSVCEQSVRSLSSEHAMIAKEQTAKAIANTADAYEKNGVEAALCEPKEVEPMKAQPGETALTVQAEQPQDAKETESAAQSSSQVSEVEIPSVGKIPVRSDADGYNEEVMLSPAMQGVILAIAKARQTFDRDGSEAGLVKAFHEEYSRLYLLAKETPTPQNDARLQHVLIYFLQNNAPQQVVERTLLEQFADKNLSYDERSISIMKVARAKLREIGPDDVDMEEYKRWHEDYSLFRKVSVYLLTGLELYQNRKYQESLTYLVYAYQSNTKLLMKGTNRGVNESLIALYRRKCLLKLNEVAASLFVSREEARVAEGISILNELIIPCMHLMNNFEISKEDLDAIEVMRNRWCSYLGREDMDAKLQMKLGELLPRLLDCSTEVIVLKEPPKIRPNSPYDLCSRFAAVMESIHGASTVTVK, from the exons aTGACGGCCGAGCTGCaggccccgggcggcggcggcggtggg GATTGCCAGATGCTTTTAAACCAGCTGAAAGAGATCACAGGAATTCAAGATTCGGCTTTCCTTCACGCTGCTCTAAAG GCTGCTAATGGAGACCTAATGGAAGCAGTCACCTTCCTGACAGAGGAGCACGCTCAGGAGCCGGCTCAGgacacagctgctgcagagccgTCTGCTTGGGAAGGGAGCGCTGTGGGCAAACAGCTCCCACAAA ATATTACTACTGCACTTACCCCTAACAACAAAGACGATCTCCGTGCAGTCGATGCCTTCAGACCACTGGAATCACCGAAAGCTcaggctgcagaaagagatGCTGCTGAAAG ACCACAGGAAGCACattctgctgaaaacaaaaatcgCTCCAAAAGGAAACGCTGTGAAGTCTGGGGGGAGAACCCCAAGCACAATGACTGGAGAAGAGTGGGTGACTGGCCTGTTGGAATGAAAAACATTGGAAATACGTGTTGGTTTAGCGCTGTCATACAG tCTCTGTTTCAGTTGCCAGAATTTCGGAGGCTGGTCCTTGGGTACTCCCTCCCACAAAATGTGCTTGAAAGTTGTCGTAGTCGCACT ggaaaaagaaatattgcatTCATGCAAGAACTTCAGTGTCTGTTTGCTTTAATGCTGGGGACGCGTCGTAAGTTTGTAGACCCTTCTGCAGCGCTGGAACTCTTGAGGGATGCATTTAGATCtgctgaagaacagcag CAAGATGTGAGTGAATTTACACACAAACTACTGGACTGGCTGGAGGATGCGTTCCAGCTTGCTGTGAATGTCAA gaGCCCTGGGGACAAATCTGAAAACCCAATGGTACAGCTTTTCTACGGGACTTTCTTGACTGAGGGTGTCCATGAGG GCAATACTTTTTCCAAGATCGAAACCTTTGGTCAGTATCCCCTTCAGGTAAATGGTTATCGAAACTTGAATGAGTGCTTGGAAGGAGCCATGGTGGAAGGAGAGATGGATGAGGCGACAGCATCTCAGTCAGTGAAGTATGGACAGGAG CGCTGGTTTACAAAACTCCCACCAGTACTGACCTTTGAACTCTCCCGATTTGAGTTCAATCAGTCACTAGGACAGCCAGAGAAAATTCACACCAAGCTAGAATTTCCCCAGACTGTTTATATGGACAG GTACCTCTATGGCAGTAAAGAGCTTATTCAgatgaagagagaagaaatgaagagaTTGAAGGAGAAAATGGTGGTTCTGCAGCAGAAACTGGAAAG ctACATGAAATACGGCTCCGGCCCAGCCCGCTTTCCACTGCCCGACATGCTCCAGTATGTTCTCGAATTCATCGCTACAAAGCCAGCTGTAGTTGTTTCTTCTGCTCAGGGCTCTCAGACTACCCTCCTGCAGTCCCAGACCGAGCCTCATGCTTTGGACGTGCTTTCACAGCCAAATGG CAtactagaaaagaaagatgctaGGACTGAAGATGGAGCTTTCTTTCTGGCAAATTCTTCGCCGCAGCAAAAACCGAGTGCACTGCTCCAGCCTTCTGGTTCACCAGCAGAAACGTCTGAACGTCCAGCTCCTCATGTGGTGTCCGAGGAAGAGCTGAACCTCGTTCGGACGTGTCTGCAGCGATGGAGAAACGAGATTGAACAAGACGTGCAAG ATCTGAAGGAGTCTATTGCCAGAATCGACCTGTCCATTGAACAAATGTACTGTGACCCTCTCCTCCAGCAG GTTCCCTATCGTTTGCATGCAGTCTTGGTACACGAAGGGCAAGCAAATGCTGGTCACTACTGGGCCTTCATATATGACCAGCCTCGAAAAAGCTGGCTCAAGTACAACGACATCTCAGTGACAGAATCATCATGGGAAGAATTGGAGAGAGATTCATTCGGAGGCTCGAAGAATGCCAGTGCCTACTGTCTGATGTACATAAGTGATAAGGTGTCCCGCTTCGTTGCAG ACGAGGATGACTGCTCTGAGGCTGGACAGTTTCAGAAGGAAGTCGAGGCCTTGCCCCCAGAGCTGAGACACTACATCCAGGAGGACAACTGGCGACTcgagcaggaggcagaggagtgGGAGGAGGAGCAGTCCTGCAAGATTCCTCAGATGGAGCCTTCACCTGCTTCTGAATCGCAGGACCTCTCTTCTGAATCAGGACCAG ATCAGTCTTCAGTCTGCGAGCAGAGCGTGCGCTCTCTGTCCTCTGAACACGCGATGATTGCCAAGGAGCAGACTGCCAAGGCCATTGCAAACACCGCCGATGCCTATGAAAAGAATGGCGTTGAGGCAGCTCTCTGTGAG CCCAAGGAGGTAGAGCCAATGAAGGCCCAGCCGGGAGAGACAGCCCTTACAGTTCAGGCAGAACAACCACAGGACGCTAAGGAAACAGAGTCTGCTGCCCAAAGTAGCTCACAGGTCTCTGAAGTGGAAATCCCCAGTGTGGGGAAGATTCCTGTTAGATCTGATGCAGACGGATATAATGAGGAG GTGATGCTGAGTCCAGCCATGCAAGGTGTCATCCTGGCTATTGCAAAAGCCCGTCAGACCTTTGATCGAGATGGGTCTGAAGCAGGGCTTGTTAAG GCGTTCCACGAGGAGTACTCCCGGCTCTACCTGCTTGCCAAAGAGACCCCGACCCCTCAGAACGATGCCCGGTTGCAACACGTGCTCATTTACTTCCTGCAAAACAATGCTCCCCAGCAGGTGGTGGAACGGACCCTTCTTGAGCAGTTTGCAGACAAAAACCTCAGCTATGATGAAAG GTCAATTAGCATTATGAAGGTAGCACGAGCGAAGCTGAGAGAAATTGGTCCTGACGATGTCGATATGGAGGAGTACAAG AGATGGCACGAAGACTACAGTCTTTTTCGCAAGGTGTCGGTTTACCTGCTGACAGGGTTGGAGCTGTACCAGAATAGAAA GTACCAGGAGTCGCTCACCTACCTGGTCTACGCCTACCAAAGCAACACCAAGCTGCTGATGAAAGGAACCAACAGAGGAGTGAATGAATCACTGATTGCCTTGTACAGAAGGAAGTGTCTCCTG AAGCTGAACGAGGTGGCAGCATCTCTGTTCGTCAGCCGTGAAGAAGCTCGTGTTGCAGAGGGCATTAGCATCCTGAACGAACTGATCATCCCCTGCATGCACCTCATGAACAACTTTGAGATCTCCAAAGAGGACCTGGATGCCATCGAGGTCATGAGAAACCGCTGGTGCTCCTATTTGGGACGAGAAGACATGGATG
- the USP28 gene encoding ubiquitin carboxyl-terminal hydrolase 28 isoform X2, whose translation MLLNQLKEITGIQDSAFLHAALKAANGDLMEAVTFLTEEHAQEPAQDTAAAEPSAWEGSAVGKQLPQNITTALTPNNKDDLRAVDAFRPLESPKAQAAERDAAERPQEAHSAENKNRSKRKRCEVWGENPKHNDWRRVGDWPVGMKNIGNTCWFSAVIQSLFQLPEFRRLVLGYSLPQNVLESCRSRTGKRNIAFMQELQCLFALMLGTRRKFVDPSAALELLRDAFRSAEEQQQDVSEFTHKLLDWLEDAFQLAVNVKSPGDKSENPMVQLFYGTFLTEGVHEGNTFSKIETFGQYPLQVNGYRNLNECLEGAMVEGEMDEATASQSVKYGQERWFTKLPPVLTFELSRFEFNQSLGQPEKIHTKLEFPQTVYMDRYLYGSKELIQMKREEMKRLKEKMVVLQQKLESYMKYGSGPARFPLPDMLQYVLEFIATKPAVVVSSAQGSQTTLLQSQTEPHALDVLSQPNGILEKKDARTEDGAFFLANSSPQQKPSALLQPSGSPAETSERPAPHVVSEEELNLVRTCLQRWRNEIEQDVQDLKESIARIDLSIEQMYCDPLLQQVPYRLHAVLVHEGQANAGHYWAFIYDQPRKSWLKYNDISVTESSWEELERDSFGGSKNASAYCLMYISDKVSRFVADEDDCSEAGQFQKEVEALPPELRHYIQEDNWRLEQEAEEWEEEQSCKIPQMEPSPASESQDLSSESGPDQSSVCEQSVRSLSSEHAMIAKEQTAKAIANTADAYEKNGVEAALCEPKEVEPMKAQPGETALTVQAEQPQDAKETESAAQSSSQVSEVEIPSVGKIPVRSDADGYNEEVMLSPAMQGVILAIAKARQTFDRDGSEAGLVKAFHEEYSRLYLLAKETPTPQNDARLQHVLIYFLQNNAPQQVVERTLLEQFADKNLSYDERSISIMKVARAKLREIGPDDVDMEEYKRWHEDYSLFRKVSVYLLTGLELYQNRKYQESLTYLVYAYQSNTKLLMKGTNRGVNESLIALYRRKCLLKLNEVAASLFVSREEARVAEGISILNELIIPCMHLMNNFEISKEDLDAIEVMRNRWCSYLGREDMDAKLQMKLGELLPRLLDCSTEVIVLKEPPKIRPNSPYDLCSRFAAVMESIHGASTVTVK comes from the exons ATGCTTTTAAACCAGCTGAAAGAGATCACAGGAATTCAAGATTCGGCTTTCCTTCACGCTGCTCTAAAG GCTGCTAATGGAGACCTAATGGAAGCAGTCACCTTCCTGACAGAGGAGCACGCTCAGGAGCCGGCTCAGgacacagctgctgcagagccgTCTGCTTGGGAAGGGAGCGCTGTGGGCAAACAGCTCCCACAAA ATATTACTACTGCACTTACCCCTAACAACAAAGACGATCTCCGTGCAGTCGATGCCTTCAGACCACTGGAATCACCGAAAGCTcaggctgcagaaagagatGCTGCTGAAAG ACCACAGGAAGCACattctgctgaaaacaaaaatcgCTCCAAAAGGAAACGCTGTGAAGTCTGGGGGGAGAACCCCAAGCACAATGACTGGAGAAGAGTGGGTGACTGGCCTGTTGGAATGAAAAACATTGGAAATACGTGTTGGTTTAGCGCTGTCATACAG tCTCTGTTTCAGTTGCCAGAATTTCGGAGGCTGGTCCTTGGGTACTCCCTCCCACAAAATGTGCTTGAAAGTTGTCGTAGTCGCACT ggaaaaagaaatattgcatTCATGCAAGAACTTCAGTGTCTGTTTGCTTTAATGCTGGGGACGCGTCGTAAGTTTGTAGACCCTTCTGCAGCGCTGGAACTCTTGAGGGATGCATTTAGATCtgctgaagaacagcag CAAGATGTGAGTGAATTTACACACAAACTACTGGACTGGCTGGAGGATGCGTTCCAGCTTGCTGTGAATGTCAA gaGCCCTGGGGACAAATCTGAAAACCCAATGGTACAGCTTTTCTACGGGACTTTCTTGACTGAGGGTGTCCATGAGG GCAATACTTTTTCCAAGATCGAAACCTTTGGTCAGTATCCCCTTCAGGTAAATGGTTATCGAAACTTGAATGAGTGCTTGGAAGGAGCCATGGTGGAAGGAGAGATGGATGAGGCGACAGCATCTCAGTCAGTGAAGTATGGACAGGAG CGCTGGTTTACAAAACTCCCACCAGTACTGACCTTTGAACTCTCCCGATTTGAGTTCAATCAGTCACTAGGACAGCCAGAGAAAATTCACACCAAGCTAGAATTTCCCCAGACTGTTTATATGGACAG GTACCTCTATGGCAGTAAAGAGCTTATTCAgatgaagagagaagaaatgaagagaTTGAAGGAGAAAATGGTGGTTCTGCAGCAGAAACTGGAAAG ctACATGAAATACGGCTCCGGCCCAGCCCGCTTTCCACTGCCCGACATGCTCCAGTATGTTCTCGAATTCATCGCTACAAAGCCAGCTGTAGTTGTTTCTTCTGCTCAGGGCTCTCAGACTACCCTCCTGCAGTCCCAGACCGAGCCTCATGCTTTGGACGTGCTTTCACAGCCAAATGG CAtactagaaaagaaagatgctaGGACTGAAGATGGAGCTTTCTTTCTGGCAAATTCTTCGCCGCAGCAAAAACCGAGTGCACTGCTCCAGCCTTCTGGTTCACCAGCAGAAACGTCTGAACGTCCAGCTCCTCATGTGGTGTCCGAGGAAGAGCTGAACCTCGTTCGGACGTGTCTGCAGCGATGGAGAAACGAGATTGAACAAGACGTGCAAG ATCTGAAGGAGTCTATTGCCAGAATCGACCTGTCCATTGAACAAATGTACTGTGACCCTCTCCTCCAGCAG GTTCCCTATCGTTTGCATGCAGTCTTGGTACACGAAGGGCAAGCAAATGCTGGTCACTACTGGGCCTTCATATATGACCAGCCTCGAAAAAGCTGGCTCAAGTACAACGACATCTCAGTGACAGAATCATCATGGGAAGAATTGGAGAGAGATTCATTCGGAGGCTCGAAGAATGCCAGTGCCTACTGTCTGATGTACATAAGTGATAAGGTGTCCCGCTTCGTTGCAG ACGAGGATGACTGCTCTGAGGCTGGACAGTTTCAGAAGGAAGTCGAGGCCTTGCCCCCAGAGCTGAGACACTACATCCAGGAGGACAACTGGCGACTcgagcaggaggcagaggagtgGGAGGAGGAGCAGTCCTGCAAGATTCCTCAGATGGAGCCTTCACCTGCTTCTGAATCGCAGGACCTCTCTTCTGAATCAGGACCAG ATCAGTCTTCAGTCTGCGAGCAGAGCGTGCGCTCTCTGTCCTCTGAACACGCGATGATTGCCAAGGAGCAGACTGCCAAGGCCATTGCAAACACCGCCGATGCCTATGAAAAGAATGGCGTTGAGGCAGCTCTCTGTGAG CCCAAGGAGGTAGAGCCAATGAAGGCCCAGCCGGGAGAGACAGCCCTTACAGTTCAGGCAGAACAACCACAGGACGCTAAGGAAACAGAGTCTGCTGCCCAAAGTAGCTCACAGGTCTCTGAAGTGGAAATCCCCAGTGTGGGGAAGATTCCTGTTAGATCTGATGCAGACGGATATAATGAGGAG GTGATGCTGAGTCCAGCCATGCAAGGTGTCATCCTGGCTATTGCAAAAGCCCGTCAGACCTTTGATCGAGATGGGTCTGAAGCAGGGCTTGTTAAG GCGTTCCACGAGGAGTACTCCCGGCTCTACCTGCTTGCCAAAGAGACCCCGACCCCTCAGAACGATGCCCGGTTGCAACACGTGCTCATTTACTTCCTGCAAAACAATGCTCCCCAGCAGGTGGTGGAACGGACCCTTCTTGAGCAGTTTGCAGACAAAAACCTCAGCTATGATGAAAG GTCAATTAGCATTATGAAGGTAGCACGAGCGAAGCTGAGAGAAATTGGTCCTGACGATGTCGATATGGAGGAGTACAAG AGATGGCACGAAGACTACAGTCTTTTTCGCAAGGTGTCGGTTTACCTGCTGACAGGGTTGGAGCTGTACCAGAATAGAAA GTACCAGGAGTCGCTCACCTACCTGGTCTACGCCTACCAAAGCAACACCAAGCTGCTGATGAAAGGAACCAACAGAGGAGTGAATGAATCACTGATTGCCTTGTACAGAAGGAAGTGTCTCCTG AAGCTGAACGAGGTGGCAGCATCTCTGTTCGTCAGCCGTGAAGAAGCTCGTGTTGCAGAGGGCATTAGCATCCTGAACGAACTGATCATCCCCTGCATGCACCTCATGAACAACTTTGAGATCTCCAAAGAGGACCTGGATGCCATCGAGGTCATGAGAAACCGCTGGTGCTCCTATTTGGGACGAGAAGACATGGATG
- the USP28 gene encoding ubiquitin carboxyl-terminal hydrolase 28 isoform X3: MTAELQAPGGGGGGDCQMLLNQLKEITGIQDSAFLHAALKAANGDLMEAVTFLTEEHAQEPAQDTAAAEPSAWEGSAVGKQLPQNITTALTPNNKDDLRAVDAFRPLESPKAQAAERDAAERPQEAHSAENKNRSKRKRCEVWGENPKHNDWRRVGDWPVGMKNIGNTCWFSAVIQSLFQLPEFRRLVLGYSLPQNVLESCRSRTGKRNIAFMQELQCLFALMLGTRRKFVDPSAALELLRDAFRSAEEQQQDVSEFTHKLLDWLEDAFQLAVNVKSPGDKSENPMVQLFYGTFLTEGVHEGNTFSKIETFGQYPLQVNGYRNLNECLEGAMVEGEMDEATASQSVKYGQERWFTKLPPVLTFELSRFEFNQSLGQPEKIHTKLEFPQTVYMDRYLYGSKELIQMKREEMKRLKEKMVVLQQKLESYMKYGSGPARFPLPDMLQYVLEFIATKPAVVVSSAQGSQTTLLQSQTEPHALDVLSQPNGILEKKDARTEDGAFFLANSSPQQKPSALLQPSGSPAETSERPAPHVVSEEELNLVRTCLQRWRNEIEQDVQDLKESIARIDLSIEQMYCDPLLQQVPYRLHAVLVHEGQANAGHYWAFIYDQPRKSWLKYNDISVTESSWEELERDSFGGSKNASAYCLMYISDKVSRFVADEDDCSEAGQFQKEVEALPPELRHYIQEDNWRLEQEAEEWEEEQSCKIPQMEPSPASESQDLSSESGPDQSSVCEQSVRSLSSEHAMIAKEQTAKAIANTADAYEKNGVEAALCEAFHEEYSRLYLLAKETPTPQNDARLQHVLIYFLQNNAPQQVVERTLLEQFADKNLSYDERSISIMKVARAKLREIGPDDVDMEEYKRWHEDYSLFRKVSVYLLTGLELYQNRKYQESLTYLVYAYQSNTKLLMKGTNRGVNESLIALYRRKCLLKLNEVAASLFVSREEARVAEGISILNELIIPCMHLMNNFEISKEDLDAIEVMRNRWCSYLGREDMDAKLQMKLGELLPRLLDCSTEVIVLKEPPKIRPNSPYDLCSRFAAVMESIHGASTVTVK, translated from the exons aTGACGGCCGAGCTGCaggccccgggcggcggcggcggtggg GATTGCCAGATGCTTTTAAACCAGCTGAAAGAGATCACAGGAATTCAAGATTCGGCTTTCCTTCACGCTGCTCTAAAG GCTGCTAATGGAGACCTAATGGAAGCAGTCACCTTCCTGACAGAGGAGCACGCTCAGGAGCCGGCTCAGgacacagctgctgcagagccgTCTGCTTGGGAAGGGAGCGCTGTGGGCAAACAGCTCCCACAAA ATATTACTACTGCACTTACCCCTAACAACAAAGACGATCTCCGTGCAGTCGATGCCTTCAGACCACTGGAATCACCGAAAGCTcaggctgcagaaagagatGCTGCTGAAAG ACCACAGGAAGCACattctgctgaaaacaaaaatcgCTCCAAAAGGAAACGCTGTGAAGTCTGGGGGGAGAACCCCAAGCACAATGACTGGAGAAGAGTGGGTGACTGGCCTGTTGGAATGAAAAACATTGGAAATACGTGTTGGTTTAGCGCTGTCATACAG tCTCTGTTTCAGTTGCCAGAATTTCGGAGGCTGGTCCTTGGGTACTCCCTCCCACAAAATGTGCTTGAAAGTTGTCGTAGTCGCACT ggaaaaagaaatattgcatTCATGCAAGAACTTCAGTGTCTGTTTGCTTTAATGCTGGGGACGCGTCGTAAGTTTGTAGACCCTTCTGCAGCGCTGGAACTCTTGAGGGATGCATTTAGATCtgctgaagaacagcag CAAGATGTGAGTGAATTTACACACAAACTACTGGACTGGCTGGAGGATGCGTTCCAGCTTGCTGTGAATGTCAA gaGCCCTGGGGACAAATCTGAAAACCCAATGGTACAGCTTTTCTACGGGACTTTCTTGACTGAGGGTGTCCATGAGG GCAATACTTTTTCCAAGATCGAAACCTTTGGTCAGTATCCCCTTCAGGTAAATGGTTATCGAAACTTGAATGAGTGCTTGGAAGGAGCCATGGTGGAAGGAGAGATGGATGAGGCGACAGCATCTCAGTCAGTGAAGTATGGACAGGAG CGCTGGTTTACAAAACTCCCACCAGTACTGACCTTTGAACTCTCCCGATTTGAGTTCAATCAGTCACTAGGACAGCCAGAGAAAATTCACACCAAGCTAGAATTTCCCCAGACTGTTTATATGGACAG GTACCTCTATGGCAGTAAAGAGCTTATTCAgatgaagagagaagaaatgaagagaTTGAAGGAGAAAATGGTGGTTCTGCAGCAGAAACTGGAAAG ctACATGAAATACGGCTCCGGCCCAGCCCGCTTTCCACTGCCCGACATGCTCCAGTATGTTCTCGAATTCATCGCTACAAAGCCAGCTGTAGTTGTTTCTTCTGCTCAGGGCTCTCAGACTACCCTCCTGCAGTCCCAGACCGAGCCTCATGCTTTGGACGTGCTTTCACAGCCAAATGG CAtactagaaaagaaagatgctaGGACTGAAGATGGAGCTTTCTTTCTGGCAAATTCTTCGCCGCAGCAAAAACCGAGTGCACTGCTCCAGCCTTCTGGTTCACCAGCAGAAACGTCTGAACGTCCAGCTCCTCATGTGGTGTCCGAGGAAGAGCTGAACCTCGTTCGGACGTGTCTGCAGCGATGGAGAAACGAGATTGAACAAGACGTGCAAG ATCTGAAGGAGTCTATTGCCAGAATCGACCTGTCCATTGAACAAATGTACTGTGACCCTCTCCTCCAGCAG GTTCCCTATCGTTTGCATGCAGTCTTGGTACACGAAGGGCAAGCAAATGCTGGTCACTACTGGGCCTTCATATATGACCAGCCTCGAAAAAGCTGGCTCAAGTACAACGACATCTCAGTGACAGAATCATCATGGGAAGAATTGGAGAGAGATTCATTCGGAGGCTCGAAGAATGCCAGTGCCTACTGTCTGATGTACATAAGTGATAAGGTGTCCCGCTTCGTTGCAG ACGAGGATGACTGCTCTGAGGCTGGACAGTTTCAGAAGGAAGTCGAGGCCTTGCCCCCAGAGCTGAGACACTACATCCAGGAGGACAACTGGCGACTcgagcaggaggcagaggagtgGGAGGAGGAGCAGTCCTGCAAGATTCCTCAGATGGAGCCTTCACCTGCTTCTGAATCGCAGGACCTCTCTTCTGAATCAGGACCAG ATCAGTCTTCAGTCTGCGAGCAGAGCGTGCGCTCTCTGTCCTCTGAACACGCGATGATTGCCAAGGAGCAGACTGCCAAGGCCATTGCAAACACCGCCGATGCCTATGAAAAGAATGGCGTTGAGGCAGCTCTCTGTGAG GCGTTCCACGAGGAGTACTCCCGGCTCTACCTGCTTGCCAAAGAGACCCCGACCCCTCAGAACGATGCCCGGTTGCAACACGTGCTCATTTACTTCCTGCAAAACAATGCTCCCCAGCAGGTGGTGGAACGGACCCTTCTTGAGCAGTTTGCAGACAAAAACCTCAGCTATGATGAAAG GTCAATTAGCATTATGAAGGTAGCACGAGCGAAGCTGAGAGAAATTGGTCCTGACGATGTCGATATGGAGGAGTACAAG AGATGGCACGAAGACTACAGTCTTTTTCGCAAGGTGTCGGTTTACCTGCTGACAGGGTTGGAGCTGTACCAGAATAGAAA GTACCAGGAGTCGCTCACCTACCTGGTCTACGCCTACCAAAGCAACACCAAGCTGCTGATGAAAGGAACCAACAGAGGAGTGAATGAATCACTGATTGCCTTGTACAGAAGGAAGTGTCTCCTG AAGCTGAACGAGGTGGCAGCATCTCTGTTCGTCAGCCGTGAAGAAGCTCGTGTTGCAGAGGGCATTAGCATCCTGAACGAACTGATCATCCCCTGCATGCACCTCATGAACAACTTTGAGATCTCCAAAGAGGACCTGGATGCCATCGAGGTCATGAGAAACCGCTGGTGCTCCTATTTGGGACGAGAAGACATGGATG